The proteins below are encoded in one region of Arthrobacter sp. CJ23:
- a CDS encoding DUF3097 domain-containing protein, whose protein sequence is MSYDNWGPQDMSAPAKRRLPEVAVQRGMVLEDVQSGWVGEVTRVEKSGGMHVVALEDRRGKTRSFQLGFGFLLEGQAIRLMPPAGRPPASAEAAAGRTASGSVRVEGRRAQVAKASRIWVEGKHDAELVEKVWGDDLRVEGIVVEPLHGVDDLRAAIAAFSPGPGRKLGILVDHLVPGSKESRIAAEAMSLPGAAGNVLIVGHPYVDVWQAIRPRVLGIEQWPEVPRGMDWKTGILKAFGWPSGTAEDVGLGWQKLLGAVRSYADLEASLLGRVEEVIDFLTVP, encoded by the coding sequence GTGTCCTACGACAACTGGGGCCCGCAGGACATGTCTGCTCCGGCCAAACGCCGGCTTCCCGAGGTTGCAGTGCAGCGCGGCATGGTGCTCGAGGACGTGCAGTCCGGCTGGGTGGGCGAAGTCACGCGGGTGGAAAAGTCCGGGGGCATGCACGTTGTGGCCCTCGAGGACCGGCGCGGCAAGACGAGATCCTTCCAGCTTGGCTTCGGCTTCCTGCTCGAGGGCCAGGCTATCCGCCTCATGCCGCCGGCCGGCCGCCCTCCCGCCAGCGCCGAGGCAGCGGCGGGACGGACTGCCTCCGGTTCCGTCCGCGTCGAAGGCCGGCGCGCCCAGGTGGCGAAGGCCAGCCGCATCTGGGTGGAAGGCAAGCACGACGCCGAACTCGTGGAAAAGGTGTGGGGTGACGACCTCCGCGTGGAGGGCATCGTCGTCGAGCCGCTGCACGGCGTCGACGACCTGAGGGCCGCGATCGCGGCTTTCTCCCCCGGTCCCGGCCGCAAGCTCGGCATCCTGGTTGACCACCTGGTGCCAGGCTCCAAGGAATCCAGGATCGCCGCGGAGGCCATGTCCCTGCCCGGGGCGGCGGGGAACGTGCTGATTGTTGGCCACCCCTATGTGGATGTGTGGCAGGCCATCCGGCCCAGGGTGCTGGGCATTGAACAGTGGCCCGAGGTCCCGCGCGGCATGGACTGGAAAACGGGGATCCTCAAGGCCTTCGGCTGGCCGTCGGGCACCGCCGAGGACGTTGGCCTCGGCTGGCAGAAGCTCCTCGGCGCCGTGCGCAGCTACGCGGACCTGGAAGCCTCGTTGCTGGGGAGGGTGGAGGAAGTCATCGACTTCCTGACGGTTCCCTGA
- the hrcA gene encoding heat-inducible transcriptional repressor HrcA: MSEPRKLEVLRAIVEDYVHSREPVGSKALVERHHLGVSSATIRNDMAVLEEEGLIAAPHTSAGRIPTDKGYRLFVDRISAVKPLSAAERRAIHSLLEGPDELEDILERTVRLLSQLTNQVAVVQYPHLSRARVRHVEFVLLAPRQVLVVLIADTGNVEQKVIDVGADVSDEALTELRARFLGSISGSQLDLMQQVLPSVVALCPPALRGLAQVLAHGLEKLTSSSREERILMAGTANLARSNVDFPLSIGPVLEALEEQVVMLRLLSDMGDDPRGVTVSIGRENPYDGLSEASVVATGYGPGTNAKIGVLGPTRMDYPTTMAAVRAVARYLSRILGG; the protein is encoded by the coding sequence GTGAGCGAGCCACGGAAGCTGGAAGTGCTGCGCGCCATCGTTGAGGACTACGTCCACTCCCGGGAGCCCGTGGGTTCCAAAGCCCTGGTTGAGCGCCACCACCTGGGCGTCTCCAGCGCCACCATCCGCAACGACATGGCCGTCCTCGAAGAGGAAGGCCTGATCGCAGCGCCCCATACCAGCGCCGGCCGCATTCCCACGGACAAGGGCTATCGCCTGTTCGTGGACCGCATCTCGGCCGTCAAACCGCTGTCGGCGGCGGAACGCCGCGCCATCCACTCCCTCCTGGAGGGACCGGACGAACTCGAGGACATCCTCGAACGCACCGTCAGGCTCCTGTCGCAGCTGACCAACCAGGTCGCCGTCGTGCAGTATCCGCACCTCAGCCGCGCCCGCGTGCGGCACGTCGAATTCGTGCTGCTTGCCCCGCGCCAGGTCCTGGTGGTGTTGATCGCCGATACCGGCAATGTGGAGCAGAAAGTCATCGACGTCGGTGCGGACGTATCGGACGAAGCCCTGACCGAACTGCGGGCACGCTTCCTCGGCAGCATCTCCGGCTCGCAGCTGGACCTGATGCAGCAGGTGCTGCCATCGGTCGTGGCGCTTTGTCCGCCCGCGCTCCGTGGCCTGGCCCAGGTCCTCGCCCACGGACTGGAAAAGCTGACCAGCAGCAGCCGTGAAGAGCGGATCCTGATGGCCGGCACGGCCAACCTTGCCCGGTCCAACGTCGACTTCCCGCTCAGCATCGGACCGGTCCTTGAGGCCCTCGAAGAGCAGGTGGTCATGCTTCGTCTGCTCTCCGACATGGGCGATGACCCGCGTGGCGTGACGGTCAGCATCGGGCGCGAGAACCCCTATGACGGCCTCTCCGAGGCCTCCGTGGTGGCAACGGGCTATGGTCCCGGAACGAATGCCAAGATCGGTGTCCTGGGCCCCACACGCATGGACTATCCCACTACCATGGCGGCCGTCCGCGCGGTCGCCCGCTACCTTTCCCGCATTCTCGGCGGCTGA
- a CDS encoding DUF4870 domain-containing protein, protein MAQNAPEEPGSAAGQPQYHGAPANALPLTASEDRQWATLAHFGGILGCLPSLLIWLIFRDRGPFTAQESKEALNFTLPPTIAAVLANILVLLPVVGNLFAVIATGIWIALTCFSVSAGIRVNHGQPHRYRLNLRLIK, encoded by the coding sequence GTGGCACAGAACGCTCCTGAAGAACCGGGCAGCGCCGCAGGCCAGCCCCAGTACCATGGCGCTCCTGCCAACGCCCTCCCCCTGACAGCCAGCGAAGACCGGCAGTGGGCCACGCTGGCACACTTCGGCGGCATCCTGGGCTGCCTGCCTTCCCTGCTGATCTGGCTGATCTTCCGCGACCGCGGCCCCTTCACGGCGCAGGAATCCAAGGAAGCCCTGAATTTCACGCTTCCGCCCACCATCGCCGCTGTGCTTGCGAACATCCTGGTGCTGCTGCCTGTGGTGGGGAACCTGTTTGCCGTTATTGCCACCGGCATCTGGATCGCGCTGACCTGCTTCTCCGTCTCCGCCGGCATCCGCGTCAACCACGGCCAGCCGCACCGCTACCGCCTGAACCTGCGCTTGATCAAGTAG